A single Salminus brasiliensis chromosome 20, fSalBra1.hap2, whole genome shotgun sequence DNA region contains:
- the gas1a gene encoding growth arrest-specific protein 1a, protein MARAPVAAACVLVCLGACAVAVVECAARRLICWEAILNCQAEAECNYAYGQYVHACEPVLSGRRSSCPSHCIASLVQLNLTRGGPALEECSCASDPVCRDAKRAIEPCMPRTSSLGCTEARRQCDRDPQCRTAMANYLLHCGKLFSGAVCTSACREVIADMRRLPKAQLLDTCVCDGTERTICEYIKLKMKNLCFGELPVADYDDEGSGNEDDDEDDYDNCPPDRKSASSASTWGASVGLVLLVESVLVLVQALS, encoded by the coding sequence ATGGCGCGCGCCCCCGTCGCCGCCGCCTGCGTGCTCGTGTGCCTGGGCGCGTGCGCGGTGGCGGTGGTGGAGTGCGCGGCGCGCCGCCTCATCTGCTGGGAGGCGATCCTGAACTGCCAGGCGGAGGCCGAGTGCAACTACGCGTACGGCCAGTACGTGCACGCGTGCGAGCCGGTGCTGAGCGGCCGGCGCTCTTCGTGCCCGAGCCATTGCATCGCCTCGCTCGTGCAGCTGAACTTGACGCGCGGCGGGCCCGCGCTCGAGGAGTGCAGCTGCGCCTCGGACCCGGTGTGCCGCGATGCCAAGCGTGCCATCGAGCCGTGCATGCCGCGCACGAGCAGCCTCGGGTGCACGGAGGCGCGGCGGCAGTGCGACCGCGACCCGCAGTGCCGAACGGCCATGGCCAACTACCTGCTCCACTGCGGGAAACTCTTCAGCGGCGCTGTGTGCACGAGCGCCTGCCGCGAGGTGATCGCCGACATGCGGCGCCTGCCTAAAGCGCAGCTGCTGGACACGTGCGTGTGCGACGGCACCGAGAGGACCATATGCGAGTACATCAAGCTCAAAATGAAGAACCTGTGCTTCGGGGAGCTGCCCGTGGCCGACTACGACGACGAGGGCTCGGGGAACGAGGACGACGACGAGGACGACTACGACAACTGTCCGCCCGACCGCAAGTCAGCGTCGTCCGCCTCGACATGGGGAGCGTCCGTGGGCCTGGTGCTGCTGGTGGAGTCCGTCCTGGTGCTGGTCCAGGCTTTAAGCTAG